GTGTGTTGGGATTGCGGTAGGGAAGATTGTCAAGGGCCTGATCAATACCCTTAAGGGACAGATTCAGATTCATGGAACCCCCGTAAAAAGGGAAAGGGCTTAGAGGCAGAAAAGGGATCTTTATTTTGATGTTTATATAAAGGTGGCTTCTATGGTATCTTCGGTCATGCATTCTGTGTTTTGTTTTATTAATCATAACAGAGATACGGGTAAAACTGCAACGGTGAGAAATATTGCCGCAGCCATGGCTCTTTCCGGAAAGCAGGTGCTTGCCGTTTTTCCTCCGGCTGCCGCTTGCCATGAAGGATGGTCCTCTTCCCTGTCTGTTGGAAATGAAATGGCAGAGGATGAAGTCATCAAGGGTCTTTATTTTTTGACTCCGGATTTTGGATTTCCGGAAGAGGATCTTTCATGGCCCATGATCTGTCAAAAAATAGAAACGATTCTTACGTCGTTGCCTGCGGATATGGTTGTTCTTTTGGATACACCTTCGGCTTTTTCGGCTTTTACCAGAGCTGGCCTCTTCCTCGCCCGTGGAGGGCTGATTCCTTTGCAGCTTGACGCCAGTTCCTTTGACCGTCTGGGACCTACCCTTGGTTTGCTGGAGTGGGTTCGCAGGGAAAAGCAGCAGGCACTGCCACTTCTTGGCATGATACCTGTACGTGTCAGGCCTCAACAGTCTTTGTCCCGCATATTTTCCGGTCCTGCTCTCAGTTTATTTAGAGCCAAAATGGCACCGTTCCCCGTTCCGGAAGATCCTCTGGTATCCAGGGCGGAGTTAAATGGAAAACCTGTTTTTTATGAAGATATCCTGTCTCCTTCCGCAAAATCCTATGGTATGCTTGCGGCGTGGATAGGGAGGTTTCTGTAAAAATAAAGAGAACAGGATGCTGCAAGGATCCCCCCCTGATGTGTGGTATAAGGGATGACGGCCGCTTTCTGTATCAGAAAAGGAGTGGATCTGTGAAAGTCAGTGATACCAGTGTAATTCAAAGCAGTGAACGGGAATTGATGGATACCATTATTGCGGAACTGGACTGGTCCGCCATTGAAACACTTCTGCGTAAAAAACACAGAATCGGTTTGCAGGACGATGTGAATTTCCGTGAAGGAGATATTGTGGTGCATGAAGGAAAGGTTGCCTATAAACTTTCCTTTGACGTGAAAATTACCCTTGATGTTGTTTTTGACCGTAAGGGGGAGTGTATCCACCTTTCTGCTTCGGGAAGTGATGAAGAAGGAACGGAAGAAGAGGATCTGCCGGACATGGAGCCGCGTATCCGATCAGGAGAGGTCCCTTCTGATCTTGTGGATATGCTTGAAGAAATTAACGATGGTGAGGAGAACGAAGAAACAGGATCACAGACTGATTCCCGCCATTCTTCAGAAACTTCCTGATCTGAACACAGGATACCCGGATTCCTTGATGGGGTTCCATGGAACGAGGTTCTTATATGTCTGATTCCACAGATGCTCTTACGGTAGTACGTGCCCACTTTGATGAGGTCCTTGGGGAGCATATTACTACAATTCTGGACATGGATGCCCTGCCGGCGGGGCTTGTTCTGAATATTGCCACCATTGTCTCTTTGGTATTGTTTGTGGAAAGGGAGTCGGAAAGAGATGAGTTTTCTGATTCTCCACCACTGCGGTATACGCGGGATAGTTTTTTTCTTGATATCCGCGAGATTGGTTTGGGAGCCGATTCAGGAGTTATGGGCGGGCTTGAGCCCCTGCTCAACTCCGGTCTTGTTAAGGAGACGGAGGACGGTTTTCTGAAACCCGAGCCTTTGGCTCATAAAATGCTTCAGGTGATCAATACTCTTTTCCCGGGTATGCAGGGAATGAATTTTGTGGCTTATGTGGTGCAGACCATTGACGAGGTGGTGTCAGACCGTAAGGATCTGCATGATGCTAAACGCTTTTTTCTGCAGACTCTGCAAATGCATTCGCTGGCAGGCCAGGTATCGGAGCTCTCCAGGGACAGAGTGGCAAATCCGAAAAAAGGGACCGTCGTTACGAGGGATAAGAGGGCTGTTTCCACGGAGTGGAACCGGAATGTGCTGCAGAAGCTAAGCCGCCTGCGAAGTCAGCGGGGTGCTTCTCGAACTGAAGAGTTGCAGATACGGGAGGTTTTTATTCCAGACAGGAATGAAGATGAGGACCCAGAGGCACCTTCTTCCGGTTCCGGTGAAAAGGAGGAGCTGGTCTCTCCTGTTTCCTCGGAAGTTCATGCTTTTGCAGAAGATTTTTCTGTCCCGTCCCCGGTTATAGAACTTTCAGAAATGGAAGAGTCAGCCGATGAATCGCTGGCAGAAGATTCCGCAGTCCCAGTCCAGACCGGGGTTCTTTTGGCGGATCCTGTTACGGAGGTACCCGATGAGGAAGAGCTTGCCCCATCATCTGAGGAGCCTCCCGCTTCCTCCGATAATGAAGAGGTCGCTGTTCCGGATTTTGACCCAGAGCCGGTTTCTGTGCAGGAGGCTTCCGCACCTTCAGAGGCTTTTCTGCCTCCGGAAACGGATGTCGGAAGACCTGAAGAAGAGAACCAAGAATCTCTTGAAGAAGTTATGGATGATAGAGATATAGAGGCTAGGATTGCGGCTTTTGAAGAAACGCTGGCCCTTACATGCCCTTTGTGCAAAACGGGGAAGTTGCAGGAAAACCAAACCGAAAAAGGGAAAGTTTTCTATGATTGCAGTCAGTCCAGCTGTCATTTTATCAGCTGGTCGCAACCCTTTCATTATCCCTGTCCCACATGTGCCAATCCTTTCCTTATTGCCTTTACTTCGGCCGATGGAAAGGAGGGGCTGAAGTGCCCGAGGGCTACCTGTGACTACTCGCAGGATGAACGGATTAATCCGGAGGAGTATCAGCGTAAAAAGAAGAAAAAGCGTAAGATTGTCCGGAGAGTCAAGCGGAAAGCATGATGCGACAATATATTGTTGCCTGAATGGAATAATAAAGGTTTTTCCGTAAAGGAAAAACCTTTATTGCGTGGCGGGTAACCATTGTGTTCTGGATGGCTGTATGGGATTTCGGTTGCCATTTTTTGGGCTATGCCGGACCGGCTCCATTAGAGAGAACATGTTTTTCCGGTATAAAACAGATAAATGTGCCTGAGAAAACAATTTTGGAAGCCACCCTGAGGGAGACAGCCACCTCATGTTTTTTTCCTTTGGAATGGAGTATTCTGGCTTCTGCTGTGATGCTATCTCCCAGTACAACGGGCTTTAGAAAACGGCATGAGCTTTCTCCGAGTACAACATTGGGGTGGTTGACTGCGAGCATGGCAGCATGATCCGCAAGTCCGAAAAGAAAACCACCATGGATCAGCCCGCTGGAATCAGCCACCATACAGTCCAGTGTCTGCATGGATAAGAGAGAGGTGCCGTTTTCTACCCGTTCGGGAGTACCACAGAGCTGGGTGTTCATGCTCTGATGTGTCTGGATATTCATTGACAATCAAAAACTCCTTTTTCATAAGTTGAGCGTAATGATTTTATGTTACATTGTAATCACAGATTGTACGATGAAGAAAAAGATCCTTTGTCCGGGGTCTTTGTTTTGTGTTCTGTACCTTAAGCGAAAGCGGATCTGCTGTTACGGGCGTCCGGTAAAAGCACTGATCGGTTCAGGGGCGTAGTCCAAGTGAGCGCATGCAGCCTTATGGACTGTAGGGGTAGAATGTTCCTGCTTTGACAAAAAATGGAGTTGCGGTTTCAGAGATATAAAATTCAGCTGCTCTATGGGGCCTTTATGATTCGGACCTTTCCATTGTCATACCATTCTGTCGACGGGTCACCCAAATCATGAAAGCAGAAAAAAGGCAATGGTTTTTACCCCCATCCGCAAAAATAATTAATAAAAATCCTTTATCTCCTGTATCACCGGCAGGGTGAACCGGAAACTGCTGCCTTCTGTTTCACTGGCGACCATAAAAATGGTTCCTTTATGGGCCTTTATGGCGAGATAACAGAAGTTGAGCCCGAGGCCGGTGGAATGGCCCTGGGTTCTGTTTCTGTTACCTATCTGCATATATTTATCAAAAATTTTTTCTCTGTTTTCCGGGGCAATGCCTGGCCCTTCGTCATCAATATAAAAAAGAATGGTGCCGTTTTCTGTCCAGTATCCTGCTGTGATGGTGCTTTGATCTGGAGAATGGGCAATGGCATTGGTAAGCAGGTTCTGAAAAACCCTCAGCAGAAGGCCCCGGTCACCGATAAAGTGAGGAGAGGGAGTCTCCTCGGATTCCATGGCGTTACGGATGGATATCTGTCTGATTCTGGCCTGTCCATGGATCATGGACAGCGCTTCTTTCAGTAGATCGGCTGCCTCCAGGCGTTCTGGAATGAGCTGGATCATTTTGTTTTCAAGCCGGGTAATGTCGAGAAGGTTGGATATCATTCGGAACATGGTTTCACAGCTGGACTGGGCGGCCTCCACAAAGGAGAGGTTGTCTTCTTTTGTGGTGTAGGAAAGGATGTCCAGATTGGCCACAACCTCTGCAATGGGCGCTTTGAGATCATGGACAAGGAGGTTGAAAAATTCCTGGCGGATCCTTTCATATTCCCGCAGCTGTTTATTCTTTTTTTCCAGCTGGCGGCGCTGTTTTTTGAGGCGCTCATTCAGGCGATGATTTTCTATGGCACTGATAATGAGACCGGCAAGCTGAAGAATGATTTCCCTGTCCTTAACGGAAAAGCTGCCGTCTCCTTCTTTATCCGTCATGGAGAGGACTCCCATTACCCTGTTGGCTGAAAAAATGGGTACCAGAAAAAAAACATCGGTTTTATAGCCGCCTTTGAAGGAAATGCCAGGGTTTAGGGTGTCTTTGTCCATGTAGAGGGCTTTTTTATTACGGATAACCCAGCAAGAAGGGCTGTCGGAGCTTACGGGCTGGCGGAGTCCTATGATTTCAGGTCGTGTGGAGGCAACAACTTCCAGAAACCGGTTGCCCCGTTTGAACATGATGGATGCTTTTTCTGTTTTAACCAGAAGGCACAGGGCTTCCAGCAGATGCTGAAGCTTCTGATGATCATCCAGGCTGGCACTGCTAGAGATGCTTGTGATGAGGGCAAGGGTTTCCAATATGTTTTGGTCTTTGTGCATGGAAAACTCCGCAGATCAGAGGTTTTTGGCTATGAGGCGACGAACCTCCTGGTGTTCCGGGTCCATACGCTGCAGTTTTTGCAGTATTTCTTCGGCCCGGAAGGTCTGTTTCATCGTCACATAAATCTTTGCAATGCGTAGATGGAGGTCAAAATCATCGGGCTCTTTTTCCGCGACCTTGAGGAACAGGGCAAGGGCTTCCTCATCATTGCCGGTGCTGCTTTTAGCTATGCCCATCATTTTCATGATGTCAAACCGCTTGGGAAACTGCTTGAGAATCACTTCAAACTGGTTGATGGCTGCATGGAAGGCACATGCATTCAGGCAGGATCTGCCCACATCTTCTCGTAGTTCCATTGGGCTTCCGGAGAGCCGAACGGCATTTTCAAAAACCGTTCCGGCCTTGTCGACTTTTCCTTTCTGTAACAGAACTTTGCCGAAATTGATGGCCCTGTCCACATGGCGAGGGCTGATTTTCATGGCTTTCTCATAAAAACGGAAAGCCTTGTCCAGGTCATTGCGCCGCAGGTAAATGTCGCCAAGATGGTGGAAGGAAAAGACATCCAGATGATTCATCTGCGCAGCTTTGACAAACCAGCGTTCGGCAAGATCAATTTCTTCGTTTTTAAAGAAGATTTCTCCCATAGTACGGATGGGTCGGGATGAGGTTGGGTCAGCCTCAATGGCTTTTCTGCATATAGGAATGGCTTCATCAAACTTCCGGGCCTCCATGAGGTTGCGGACTTCTTTGAGGAGACTCAGGGCCGGGGGAGGGTTATTGGCTCTCTCCACAACCTTTTCGATTTTGGAGCCGAGGGATTTCACCGTAATGGGCTTCAGCAGATAGGCGTCGATGTCGGATTCCGCGGCTTCGGCTACGATTTCACTGTTGGCTTCTGCTGTGATCATAATGACGGGCATATCTCTAAGTTCTTTGTCTGCCCGGATGCTGTCCAGCAGCTCTATGCCGGTCATAACCGGCATGTTCCAGTCTATAATGGCAAGGTTTACGGAAAATTGGCGGAGAAGCTGAAGCGCCTCTTTTCCATTACCGGCAAGGCGGTAACTGCTGCCGTAGTCAAGGATTTTGAGCATGCTCCGGATGGATCGACACATATTATCCATGTCATCCACGATGAGAAAACTCATTTTTTTGAGGTCGATCATGTTCGTCTCCGGTTATCTGGGGGAGCGTGAAACAGATGACAGGGGATGGGCGCCAGCTGTGTGACAGGTTTGTTAACAGACTCTATACGTGTTAACGGTCTTCCATCGGAAAAAACCTGTTTTCAGGTGAAGCATAAATTAAGTAACAGCACTGATATCCTAATTTTTATAAATTAGCAAAAAAGCCAGCATGTATCAATTGGCGAATGTATTTTTTCTGGGAAGAAGACAGTTCAGAAAGGAAAGGTGCTGCGGATCTTTTTCTTGCCACTTGCTGCGGAGTGGCGTATGAGGATGAAAAATATATGACCGACCGGTCACAAAGTGTAAGGAGTCCCCATGCGCCTATCCGATCCTCTTTTGAGGAAAACAGCCGAAAAAATAACAGCCGGTGAGCGCCTTGATTTTGAAGACGCCATGGTTCTTTACCGTAGTTCTGACCTGAATGGAGTTGGGCTTCTGGCCCACAGGGAGCGGTTGCGACGTCATGGCCTTAAGGCTTTTTTTATCCGGAACCAGCACCTCAATTACTCCAATGTATGCAGAAATCGCTGTGTATTCTGCGCCTATGCAAAAAATGAGGGAGATCCGAAAGCCTATACTCTCAGCCTTGAAGAAGTCAGGGACCAGCTGACTTGCCGGGCATCGGAGTCCATACGGGAAATCCATATGGTGGGCGGGCTGAATCCCCGACTTGATTTCCAGTATTTTGAAAATCTGCTTCTTCTTATCAGGGAGGTTCGCCCTGAAGCGGTTATCAAAGCTTTTACGGCTGTAGAGCTGGATTACCTTTCCGGAATAACTGGTTATTCCATAGAGAAAGTTGTGCTGCGTCTGAAAGAGGCCGGTCTTGCCATGATGCCGGGCGGAGGGGCCGAAGTGCTGAATGACCGCATTCAT
This genomic interval from Desulfobotulus pelophilus contains the following:
- the mqnE gene encoding aminofutalosine synthase MqnE, whose product is MRLSDPLLRKTAEKITAGERLDFEDAMVLYRSSDLNGVGLLAHRERLRRHGLKAFFIRNQHLNYSNVCRNRCVFCAYAKNEGDPKAYTLSLEEVRDQLTCRASESIREIHMVGGLNPRLDFQYFENLLLLIREVRPEAVIKAFTAVELDYLSGITGYSIEKVVLRLKEAGLAMMPGGGAEVLNDRIHKALFPKKITSERWLEIIETVHDQGIPTNATMLYGHLETHEERVEHLLRLRDLQDRTGGFSAFIPLAFHSANTPLAHLPPTSGVDDLRTIAVSRLLLDNFDHIKAYWVMLGEKLAQTALYFGADDMDGTIVEERITHTAGATSPKGMSREALMYLIESAGMVPVERDSFYNPISGESHGNLI
- a CDS encoding GAF domain-containing sensor histidine kinase gives rise to the protein MHKDQNILETLALITSISSSASLDDHQKLQHLLEALCLLVKTEKASIMFKRGNRFLEVVASTRPEIIGLRQPVSSDSPSCWVIRNKKALYMDKDTLNPGISFKGGYKTDVFFLVPIFSANRVMGVLSMTDKEGDGSFSVKDREIILQLAGLIISAIENHRLNERLKKQRRQLEKKNKQLREYERIRQEFFNLLVHDLKAPIAEVVANLDILSYTTKEDNLSFVEAAQSSCETMFRMISNLLDITRLENKMIQLIPERLEAADLLKEALSMIHGQARIRQISIRNAMESEETPSPHFIGDRGLLLRVFQNLLTNAIAHSPDQSTITAGYWTENGTILFYIDDEGPGIAPENREKIFDKYMQIGNRNRTQGHSTGLGLNFCYLAIKAHKGTIFMVASETEGSSFRFTLPVIQEIKDFY
- a CDS encoding PaaI family thioesterase; amino-acid sequence: MNIQTHQSMNTQLCGTPERVENGTSLLSMQTLDCMVADSSGLIHGGFLFGLADHAAMLAVNHPNVVLGESSCRFLKPVVLGDSITAEARILHSKGKKHEVAVSLRVASKIVFSGTFICFIPEKHVLSNGAGPA
- a CDS encoding tetratricopeptide repeat protein; the protein is MIDLKKMSFLIVDDMDNMCRSIRSMLKILDYGSSYRLAGNGKEALQLLRQFSVNLAIIDWNMPVMTGIELLDSIRADKELRDMPVIMITAEANSEIVAEAAESDIDAYLLKPITVKSLGSKIEKVVERANNPPPALSLLKEVRNLMEARKFDEAIPICRKAIEADPTSSRPIRTMGEIFFKNEEIDLAERWFVKAAQMNHLDVFSFHHLGDIYLRRNDLDKAFRFYEKAMKISPRHVDRAINFGKVLLQKGKVDKAGTVFENAVRLSGSPMELREDVGRSCLNACAFHAAINQFEVILKQFPKRFDIMKMMGIAKSSTGNDEEALALFLKVAEKEPDDFDLHLRIAKIYVTMKQTFRAEEILQKLQRMDPEHQEVRRLIAKNL
- a CDS encoding type I DNA topoisomerase, whose protein sequence is MSDSTDALTVVRAHFDEVLGEHITTILDMDALPAGLVLNIATIVSLVLFVERESERDEFSDSPPLRYTRDSFFLDIREIGLGADSGVMGGLEPLLNSGLVKETEDGFLKPEPLAHKMLQVINTLFPGMQGMNFVAYVVQTIDEVVSDRKDLHDAKRFFLQTLQMHSLAGQVSELSRDRVANPKKGTVVTRDKRAVSTEWNRNVLQKLSRLRSQRGASRTEELQIREVFIPDRNEDEDPEAPSSGSGEKEELVSPVSSEVHAFAEDFSVPSPVIELSEMEESADESLAEDSAVPVQTGVLLADPVTEVPDEEELAPSSEEPPASSDNEEVAVPDFDPEPVSVQEASAPSEAFLPPETDVGRPEEENQESLEEVMDDRDIEARIAAFEETLALTCPLCKTGKLQENQTEKGKVFYDCSQSSCHFISWSQPFHYPCPTCANPFLIAFTSADGKEGLKCPRATCDYSQDERINPEEYQRKKKKKRKIVRRVKRKA
- a CDS encoding ParA family protein; translation: MVSSVMHSVFCFINHNRDTGKTATVRNIAAAMALSGKQVLAVFPPAAACHEGWSSSLSVGNEMAEDEVIKGLYFLTPDFGFPEEDLSWPMICQKIETILTSLPADMVVLLDTPSAFSAFTRAGLFLARGGLIPLQLDASSFDRLGPTLGLLEWVRREKQQALPLLGMIPVRVRPQQSLSRIFSGPALSLFRAKMAPFPVPEDPLVSRAELNGKPVFYEDILSPSAKSYGMLAAWIGRFL